In the Pogona vitticeps strain Pit_001003342236 chromosome 2, PviZW2.1, whole genome shotgun sequence genome, TTTTATCTGTGATTTGCCCAAATGGCCATCAGCAGTGGCTACTTTAATACACCAGACAATCCATCTCCCACTGCCTCTTTTCTAGGTTCTGTTATTTGAAGGTTAGTTTATTGTGTTGGTTCTCTAATTTGAGGACTTGTTCCTCTCTGATTGATTGTCCCTTTATTCCTGTAGTGTACAAGTTGGAGAGAGAAGGTAAGCTGCAGAAAATGCCAGGAAACCAAAAGCTAGGAGGACCGTCTTCTGACTCCAGCGGTACAGAGTTTTCTGAAACACCAGGGCAAGAGAAGTGTCATCTAGGAAATGAAACCTTCACAAGGAAGAAACCATTTAGATGCTCAGAGTGTGAAAAAGTTTTCAGTCAGTACAGCGCTCTTATTGATCACCAGAGGattcacacgggagagaaactaTATAAATACTTAGATTGTCGGAGAAGCTTCAGCCATATCTGTGACTTTGTTACCCATCAAAAAACACACAGCAGTGAGAAGCTGTTCAAATTTCCCaagtgtggaaaaagcttcaacAGGAAATGTGCCCTGATGGATCATCAGAGGatccatactggggagaaaccttacaaatgcttggagtgtggaaagGTTTTTAGTCAAAGCAGTTGCTTCACTACCGATCAAAAATCCTGCACAGGGGGGAAACCATTTCAGTGCTTGGAGTGCAGAGAAAGATTTGGTCAGAGTTGGAGTCTTACTGAACATCAGAGAATCCCCACTGGAAAGAAACTATTTAGATGCCCAGAATGTGGGAAAGGCTTCAAGTGGAACTGTGCCCTTAAAGTTCATGAACGAATCCATACTGGAGAAAAACCCTATCAATGCTcagaatgcggaaagagcttcagttggagCGGTAGCTTTGATTCTCATCAAAAAACTCATACCGATGAAAGACCATTTGAATGTGTAGAGTGTGGAAAGACTTTTAGGCAGAACAGTAGCCTTCATTGCCATCAAAGAATCCATACCGGGGAGAAGCCCTTTCAGTGctcagagtgtggaaagagcttccgaaGCAGCAGTAGCGTTCCTCGCCACCAGAGAATCCACAGAGGTGAGAAACCCTatgaatgcctggaatgtgggaagcgCTTTACCCAGAAAGGTAGCCTCATTtaccatcaaagaattcacacaagGGAGAAACCCTTTGAATGCTTAGCATGTGGGGAGAGCTTCAGCGAAAGCAGCAGCCTGACAAAacaccaacgaatccacactggggagaaaccgtataaatgctcggtgtgtgggaagagctttgctCACAACAGTAAATTCATCgaacatcaaaggatccacaccggagagaaaccctatcagtgctcagagtgtgggaaaagtttcaCGCAAAGCAGTACCCTGACAGTCCACAAAAAGACTCACGCGTTTAAGCCGTTTAAATGCCTGGAGTGCGGAAAGAACTTCCGTTCTGGTGAAAATTTGGCTTTTCACATTGGAATCCACGCAGCGGGAGCTAAGCAGTTACCAGAGAACTCCACGCCATGTTAGGAGTAGTGGGCACAGTTGGGATGTTGAGAAGGTATCATGGGGGCCATCGCAACAGACGTGTGGTGAGGAGTCCACGTTGTCACACCACAcccaattcccagaatgccagaCTGAGGAGGCTGGAAAACCACTTGTCCAAGAATGCTGTGTCGGGAACTGACCCCAAACACAGAAAACCATTCCTCTGAATCTACAGTTTTCCGATGTAAAAGCTTACCTTTATAAAACAAAGGCACACCAATTATTTCCCCAGGGACTTCTAAAATTGATCATCATCTCCATCATCAGGTGCCATCTAATCAATTtggacttacggtgacccttctcagagttttccaggtaaatactcagaagaggtttccccttcccttcctctagggggagccgtGGGGCTGTGtcgctggcccaaggctacataggctaaCTTTTCTCTCAGGAAACACACAAGTGTGGAATCatactcccagcctctggctccgcagtcagatacctaaaccttctgagctatccagccagagaAGAAATGTTATCTGTCTAGCATAGCAAAttaaaaagttttaattttttaaaacctatAATAATGACTAAAAAGGAAAGAATTCAATTCAACTGCACCGCAGAAGACACTTTTTGTTTCGTTGGTTTGTGTGATGTAAAAGCACTGCAATTTTCTTTCAAGTagattttggggtggggtggaagagaattttatagtggtgcctcgcttgacaatgttaattcgttccagcaaaatagctgtagagcgacaacatcgtcaaatgaaacgaaaaaatcccattgaaacgcattgtaaacccgttcaatgcattccaatgggctgaaaactcaccatccagcaaagatcctccataggggcggccattttcggtgcctgtaaagcgaggaatccgtcctagcggggggccattttgtacacctggtgtccattttgaaacccgacgatcagatgtttttagatcgtcataatgcgaaaattgattcccgaggcagggaaccgatcattatGAAGCggattttcccatttaaaaccatcgttttgcaatcgcttttgcaaccgcaaaaacctaatcgtcaagcgatttcctcgttaagcaaggcaaatgttaagcgaggcaccactgtatttttaaaactcgTACTACAAGCAACTAAGCTTTAGGTAAGAACCGCTAAAGCCGCAGCTCCCAAACGTTATGTTCTTAGATTTTGCAAGAAATATTTTGACCCTTTtaattgtcatcatcattatcatcttagaacagcagagctggaagatcattgggtccagcccctgcTGGGGGACATCCTTCCCAACCTCCATCTTTTAATGATGggatctgccttgggtcctttttaaggagaaaggaagggtaaaaatattttaaataaatgaattcccCTGCTGAGAGCAGCTCCCAACCCTATGTTATCATAAAACCAGCAATCATATTCTTGGAAGACATTTGATCCATTGTCAAGCTAACAAGAAGGCCCCTTTATTCTAGTTCTAGTAGCCTCCCCTCCcaattttttaatttgtaatcAGGATATGAATACCCAGTTCTACTCCTTCCCCTTTTATGGGACAGGTCAGTCAGCATCCAGCATCCACGCCACAGCGGCTATAGCTACAATCAGCCTGTGAGTCTTGAATTTTCTTCTGGGGTCTGCAATGAATAATTGCAGCACACTTGTCAGTTGGCCGTGCCCCTTTTGAGACCATGCTATCCCACTGCCCTTTCACATGCATTTTCTGCACCCACCAAGTTCACTCAGCCCTTAGGAAACTCTGTCATGTGTTGTTAAGTCAGAACAGACCTATGGTGGcctcaatagggctttcaaggtaagtgagacatttaagaagcGGCTTTATGAGTTTTCCACCCTTCTAGTGAGTTTCTGTCtctgagaggggatttgaacccagggcccCTGAGTCCTAGGCATTGTTCTCAGTACATGTCCAGCAAGGACAGAAAAAGTTGTTTGAAAAATCCTagtcaaaaggcaaaaagaaaaagagaaaatgcagcAATAAAAAGCGAGCACCATAGGATGGAGAAAACATACCAGATACCCACTTGAAAGATTTAGATCTAAAGGGATttaagtttgggagtttgattccccgcttgtgccttcttgacagggctggacatgatgatccataggttctctTTGAGTTTTGCAGTTCTGTGAtggtaatggtgatgatgatttaaaatgctgcaaatggaGCTTTGTTTCAAACCAAAAAGGAACGTTAGAGATTGATGGCTTCGGGAACCTGAACTGTATTACAGCAAAAAACATTTGTTAAATGCATATCTTGTAAAACTACTTTCAAATGAAATGGTTTCCCTGGTTCATGATGTAAACAAGTTTTGCGCTATGCTGATATACAACTAAACTATTTCAGCACTATATcggttgttaattttttaaaaagactagaATCAGCAGATATATGCAACAGAAGTACAAAATACATgtacaacaaaatattttattaagcccagggctgtgtcctcatatGCAGCAGAGCAGGCAATGGGTGGGTGGTAACAaggtatgttgttgttatgtgctgtcaaatcaccccCAACGTACGGCAAACCTGTGAATGAGCGATCACTAAAATGGTCTGTCCTCAGCAGTCCTGCTcaactgtgacttcctttagggagtcagtccatccaatatttggtcttcctcttttcctgctgccttaaaaGTGAGTATATAAAGTGGGGAAGGGGGTGTGGCtatgtggagagaaaaaaaatgaggaagggTGGGAGTGACCAAGAACTGTTATTAATATCACCCGTGTGCAGCAGTATCCtcggattaaaaaaaaagagatctaTGTATGAGTCATAAAACCAGTGTGATCTGGGGCTGCAGTACAGACAGTTCATAAACATGAGACACATCCCCATACTTTTAATTTAACCTGCCTTAACCTGAgacacgtggtggcgctgcgggttaaactgcagaagcctgtgtgctgcagggtcggaagaccagccatcgtaagatcaaatccacgtgacagagtgagctcccgttgcttgtcccagctcctgccaacctatcagttcgaaagcatgtaaaaaatgcgagtagataaatagggaccacctcggtgggaaggtaatggcgttccgtgtctagtcgcgctggccacgtgaccacggaaactgccttcggacacaaacgctggctctatggcttagagacggggatgagcaccgccccctagagtcggacacgaccggactaaatgtcaaggggaacctttacctcacCTGAGACAGACTGaccctgttgttatgtgctgtgaagttgcCCCTGACTCATGGGGACCCCATAAATTaggaatctccaaaatgtcctgccctcagcagccatgctcagctctttCAAACTCAGCCCTGTCACTTCCTTGAggaagtcagcccatctcatactcggccttccccttttcctgctcccgttcacctttcccagcaggatgatcttttccagggaatcctgccttcttgtgatcTGCCAAAAAATACAAAACTCTCTGGGAAACTGAAAGGTTGAGACAGGATAAATAAGAGCTAAAGGCAGATTCATCCCTGTTTGTTCCCACTTcagatcaaaacaaaataaactggCATTCAAGAGATTGAAAGCCGAGTGAGAATTCAAGAGCATCAAATTAAAGGTTTAGTCTCTGCCTACCTTTGTCTATTCCCCCACTGTGTATCAGCTGAAAGCAGGCTCACACCAGTAGACATGACTTGGGATATATCCGTAGGAGTAGATTTCATTATTTAATCACATTGCCATCCTGTCTTCCCGCCGATTAGTTGAAGCAGAAGGTCTCCGATCCACCTCACTTTATCCTTTCCACAACCTAGTGAAATAACTTCGGCAGGGAAAGGATGGCTGGTTCAAGATTTACTTCCTGGCTTCTTAATCTGGGATTTCCTTACTTCATGTCcctcagagcatggacagagttcctgctccCGTCCtttgaaggtgccggccacagagactggcccaacgtcaggaagaacaaccttcagaacacggccaaagagcccgaaaaacccacagcaaccatcagatcccggccgtgaaagccttcgagaatacagttgaaataatattcatttgTTCCTGGttaaaaactttaagaacatttaCTCAATAACACATATGAATGCAGACTAAACTAAAAATACTTAGGAACATTTGTCCTTGATACAGACTAGTGCTTGACAGACTTATAATGGATTCATACGATCTTCTCACCAGAAAAAGTAACACAGAAGTTGTGTCCGATCAACGGAACAAGGAGACTCCTAACTGAATGAAAGACAATTTATAACAGAACAATAACTACTTATTCCATCTGTTTGGCAGTTAACTGACTTAATGGCCATTGTCTAACAGcagacagaatctgattggttacaTAAGTTCTAATATGTAAATTACACAATACTGTAATTCTTATACAGATACGTATATAAACATGCTAAGTTGCATCCCCATATATtccaacattttaaacagtacagGTGCAGTAACTTTATGGGGCTCCAAATGCCATCACAGGCAAAAGTCtaggataatgggaattgtagtgttATTCATTCCCATCAGCGCAGTTGTGTGCATTTAAACCTGGATCCAATGCCAAATTAGCCGGTGTTCGTATTGATCTCTTTAAGTTATTAATATTACAGATTTTGATACCTTGCTAACGATGTTTATAGGTTCCAGTGTTGGTCTAGTGGATAgtgtaatggactaggactcaggaggcctcggttcaaatccccagctctcccatggaaactcactgggagtgtgggattgctaaaaccactccttaaaactTCACATACCtttaaaatcctattagggtcgctTTAAATCTGctctgacctgatggcacacacacacaaacacacaaaaggagATCTTACTATTAAACAATATTACAAAATGAATGTAAATAATATTACCAAATATATTAATTTCATTGATGTTAGTATTCTTAACACCATTATTAAGTGATAGCAATGATGAATCGATATGTATATGCTATTTACATTATGAAAACAACCAAGTTTAAAATAACTAAGTACAAACTATAAATACTGTGATAATTCCAAGATAAAGAAGGACGGTAGTGGTGATGCTGAGGATGATTAAGTACCGATACAGGGCTTCAAAACCTACAGGTTACATAatgctacctgtgtgtgatttttagatagatggTTACGGATTATTTCTTTGACTAGATTTTTAGTACTatgtgtgttttccatttttgtgttttccttttctcagagTGATTTTTGTTTTGCATACCTATTGATCTTCCACTGTTCATAGTTTAaatcttgtattttaattatgttaaccacccTTGTATTGTGGCGTtcgcccctcgtggcccctgccgtTCTTTctaaacacagagcacacgaaggcaaaccaatcCTCCTTTtcacctgctgccaccaggtgatcactaaataaatcaacattacttatggaaggatgaagatgcaggtccaaacttcactgtcttttaaataaaacctgtttattgattacagatgtttaatTATTAATCATAgataacttctacaggtttatttattatcAATCTCAACCTCCTATTGGCTATCACAGTTCTTATCACACTccaatcacacctcagatctcccaaataccaaaCTCTACagtatctccttctccactctctctctctctctctctctctctctctctctgactccgcctctttattacatatctctcggctccgcctcttagcaacatcagcctgcaacatgaatatgcatgaccaCTTAatataataagggtgaatgctaccttgttttcaactttaaaaattatctctcattgttgtaagctgccctgggtccttttcaagaagaaaggtggattcaaaatatttaaaataaataaatagtaagcaCTTCCAAAAAGCATTCATACTTGTTAATAACTTCCAAAAAGTTCTGATGTTATTATGAAAAAGGAGTCATATTAATCTGTCTCAGCaggatggcaaaaataaaaaggaaaaacaattttagaaaaaatacacttcttcagacacaggagGTGACatgtattgtgcttctgtatttgAAGAAGTGGGTTAAAacggtccttttttaaaaaaaatcaattttacttTGCCCAATGTGCTGAAAGAGTTAAAGAGACAGAGAGGAGCAACGCCTAGAGAGGCATCAGGCGGGGGAGAGAGAGTTGTGTACCTAGAGGGGAACCTCCTTCCTTCTTCCGGCCACACCCCCTCATCTCACACGTGGGGCAAGCTGGCTGGCCGGAGGTAAGCTGGAAAGTGGGGATGCTCTGATGGATGAAGCCCACTTGGGAATCTGGGGGAAAGGGAGCCGCTAAAGCGGGGAGATTTGCAAAATGCAGGGCTggtggagaggagagagggagggaagaaggcaggcaggctggaTTCCCGCCTGGAGACAGGTAACTaggatgattttatttatttacttaaaa is a window encoding:
- the LOC110091605 gene encoding uncharacterized protein LOC110091605; this encodes MGELNRAPAESLGVEKVLPDHRQKPPFRWIVQESDGAATSLGSKMILEQSSWPSWGESMETVALEGPVTFEEVAVDFTEEEWALLDPDQKALHREVMAENSANLASVEALLGPKPEPISWLGRKGDQFLRDYKDCKNPTVYKLEREGKLQKMPGNQKLGGPSSDSSGTEFSETPGQEKCHLGNETFTRKKPFRCSECEKVFSQYSALIDHQRIHTGEKLYKYLDCRRSFSHICDFVTHQKTHSSEKLFKFPKCGKSFNRKCALMDHQRIHTGEKPYKCLECGKVFSQSSCFTTDQKSCTGGKPFQCLECRERFGQSWSLTEHQRIPTGKKLFRCPECGKGFKWNCALKVHERIHTGEKPYQCSECGKSFSWSGSFDSHQKTHTDERPFECVECGKTFRQNSSLHCHQRIHTGEKPFQCSECGKSFRSSSSVPRHQRIHRGEKPYECLECGKRFTQKGSLIYHQRIHTREKPFECLACGESFSESSSLTKHQRIHTGEKPYKCSVCGKSFAHNSKFIEHQRIHTGEKPYQCSECGKSFTQSSTLTVHKKTHAFKPFKCLECGKNFRSGENLAFHIGIHAAGAKQLPENSTPC